Part of the bacterium genome, CCCAAACCCAAAGTTTTAAAAAGATGTTCCCTCTTTATCCTGAGGTGGCCGGCTTCTCTTCTAAACAGATACGCCAGCTTATTAAAAATACCTTAGTTAATATAAAAAGATTCCCTGCTGTTCTGCCTCGCAATTTAAACCAAAAGTTTAATCTTTACTCTTTAGAGTATGCTTTAAAAATAATCCACCAACCCTTAAACATAGAGGCCTTAAAAAAAGCCAAAAAAACTTGGGCAGTTTTAGAGATGCTTGCTTTTATTGCCCAAACTAAAACCCTAAAAAAACAAAAGAAAAAATGGCAAAGCTTCTCCTTAAAACCTTATGACCTTAATCCTTTTACCAAAAACCTGCCTTTTAAACTCACCTCTGATCAGACAAAGGCTCTACAAGCAACCCTCAATGACACTTCCCAAAAACACCCCTCTGCCAGTTTATTAAATGGAGACGTGGGTTCAGGAAAAACTATTGTTGCCTTTTTGGCAATGATAAATACCGCTTTAAACAAAAAACAAGCGGTGCTTATGGCTCCAACTGAGATCTTGGCTTACCAACACTTTTTAAACTTTAACAAATTTTTTAAAAGCAGATTTAAAACAGTGCTTTTGACTAATATCTGGCGTCTAAAATCCAAAAAGGCTAAAACAGAAAAACTCAAAAATTTAGCAGAAATCAAAAAAGCAAATTTGATCTTTGGCACCCATGCACTTTTAGAAGAAAAAATTAAAATTCCTAATCTGGCTTTAGCAATAATAGACGAACAACAACGTTTTGGTGTTAAACAAAGAGCAAAACTAAGACAAAAAATAAACAAAAAGAACTTTCTGCCCCACCTTTTAATGCTTACTGCCACTCCTATACCTAGAACTCTAACCTTAATTTTATTTGAGGACTTAAAAGTTAATTTTCTTAAAACCACACCCTTTAGACGTCAAACTTTAACCAAGGTTCTTGGGCCCAATCAAAACAAACAGGCCTATCAAAAAATACACTCTGAATTAAAAAAAGGAAATCAGGCTTTTGTGGTCTGCCCAATTATTGAGAAAAAAGAAACCTTAGATTTTGACAACCGCAAAGCCGCAGAAGAAGAGTTTAAAAAAATCAAAAAAATCTTTCCTAAATTTCAAGTCGACCTCTTGCATGGCCGAATGAAACCCAAAGAAAAAGAAAAAACCATAAGAGAGTTTAAAAAAGGAAAAACACAAATCTTGGTGGCCACCTCTGTAATTGAAGTCGGTGTAGACATTGCCAAAGCCACAGTTCTTTTAGTGGAAACAGCAGAACACTTTGGTTTTTCTCAGCTGCACCAGTTAAGAGGAAGAATTGGGCGCAGTGGGCAAAAAAGCTATTGTTTTTTTATAGCTTCTTCGCAAAGAGGAACTAAAAAAATAAAGTTTTTAGAAAAAACTACTGATGGCTTTAAAATCGCTGAACAAGATTTAAAACATCGCGGCCCAGGTGAAATTCTGGGGGAGCAACAACACGGTTTTTTAAAATTTAGGTTTGCCAATATATTCAGCAAAAAATTAAGTGAAAAAATTAAAAAAATAACTAAAGAGCTTAAACCAGCTGACTGGCAAAAACTACTTTTGCTAAAATAAAATAGGTGTCGGAGATACTGAGTATTTTGGGGCACTACCGCCGCCAAATTGTCTTTTTCCTTCTTTTAATATCTTTTTTATTTCTCATCATTTACCCTTTTTGGCTAATTAATAAAAAAGGGAAAGTTAAAGGGGCAAAAACAATCGCTGTTGAAGTCAGCGGCGCTGTTAATAAACCCGGCCTCTATACTTTAGATTCTCAAAGCAGAGTAGAGGACGCTTTGCAAAAAGCCGGCGGCATCAATCAAAAAGCAGACAAAAAATTTGTGGCTGAAGTTTTAAATCGAGCCAGATTTTTACAAGACGGAGAAAAGATATTTATACCTTTTGAAAAAGAGCTGGAGACAAAAACAACGGCAAAGAGCAACGAACAAAAAGCAGAAAACAGCCAGCCCAAAACAACCAAATCTGCTTCTATTAATATCAACAAGGCTTCTCAAAAAGAACTGGAATCACTCCCGGGTATAGGACCGGTTTATGCCCAAAGAATTATTGAGTACCGCCAAAGCAGGGGACCCTTTAAAAGCAAAGAAGAGATAAAAGAGGTAAAAGGGATTGGCGAAAAGACATTTTCAAAAATCAAAGACCTAATTTCTATTTGATAAATTTTGTTTTTTGTTCTAATCCAAAAGCCACCAGAACTCCAAAAAGTCGTTTAGTCCGGATAAATAACAAAAAGACAACAAAGCTCCTCTTTTCTTTTTTAGATATCAGTAGTAAAATACAAAGTAATGAAACAAGAGTTAAGCATCTCGCCCAAAAGCATTGTTTGGTTTTTTGCCTCTCTACTTCTTGTCTTTTTAATTTGGTATATCAGAGATGTTATCTTTCTTTTCTTTATTGTTCTTTTATTTTTTGCTGCTTTTAATCCTTTGGTAAGTGCTTTAGAGCGCCGCCGTATCCCCCGATTTCTTTCTGCTGTCAGTATTTATATAACATTTCTATTTATTTTAGCTCTGGTCATATATGCTTTTATCCCTCCAGTGGTAAGGCAGTTGCAACTTTTATCTTTATATTTGCCTACTTACTTCTCTCAATTCAAGGAGATTCTTTTACAAACCCAACACTTTAACTTTTTGAACCAAGGCATACAAAACTCATTAAACTCTTTAGCGCAAACCCTTTCCCAATTCAGCCAGAGCGCGTGGACAGGAGTAATTTCTATATTTGGCGGCATTGTCTCCTTTTTGGTTATTGTAGTAGCCAGTTTTTATCTTTTGCTTTACAAGGGTCATTTTCGCCAAACAATTCTCAAACTCTTCCCTAAAAAACAGAGAAAATTAATCCGCCGCATACTTAAAAGAGTAGTGGAAAAATTAGGCGCCTGGACATTGGGAGAAGTTGTCCTCTGCTTTATTGTAGGTCTGATTACTTTTATTGCTCTCTCAATACTAAAAGTCAAATTCGCTCTACTGCTTGCGCTTTTAGCAGGCATTTTAGAAATCATACCAGCAATAGGACCAGTTTTAGCAGCAATCCCGGCTGTGGCCATTGCTCTTCTTGTTTCTCCTTGGCAAGCCCTGGGCGTCATTATTGCTTATGTTATTATCCAACAGATCGAAAACCAATTCTTGGTTCCTTTAGTAATGCGCCGCGCTATTGATTTAAACCCTGTTTTAACTATTTTTGCCCTTTTAGTCGGAGCAAAACTCGGAGGAATTTTGGGAGCAATTATTGCTATCCCAATGTTGGCTGTAATTTTAGTAATTCTGGAAGAAACCGTCTCCAACCTATGAAAATATTCTCTCTGAACAGAAAAGCCAGATATGAATTCCAGATTCTAAAACGCTATCAAGCCGGCATTGCCCTTTTAGGACAAGAAGTCAAAGCAATCCGCGAAGGGAAAATATCACTTAATGAAGCCTTTTGCCTACTTAAAGAAAAAGGACTATACCTCATCAATGCCCACATTGGACAATACTCCAAATCAGGGGAGAAATTAGACCCTTACCGGGAAAGGCCATTGCTTTTAACCCAAAAAGAAATTGCTGAAATTAGAAAAGAACTGCAACAACGTAAAGGATTAAGTTTAATTCCTCTCAAAATTTTTGACAAAAAAGGGTGGATCAAGATAGAAATCGCCTTAGCCAAAAAGAAAAAAAAGAAAGACAAGAAAGAAGCCTTAAAACAAAAAGCAATCCAAAAAGAAATAGACCAAGAAGTTAAACAACATTTATGAAAAAAAAGGAGCTTATCAAGCAGTTAGCTAAAGAAGAAAAACTCTCTGAAAGAAAAGCGCAAACCTTAACAGAAGCTGTTTTTGATATTATTACTCTTGCTCTCACCAAAGGAGAAAAAGTTAAAATCTCCGGATTTGGCACTTTTTTAGTAAGAAAACGCAAAGGAAGAACAATCCGCAATCCTAAAACCCATAAAAAAATGAAAATCTCTGACTACTGGATACCTCACTTCAAAGCCGGCAAACCACTTAAAGAAAAAGTGAGGGAGGGAATAGAAATTAAAAAAACAAGAAAATAAAACAAAGATATTTTTAAATTAAAATACTGGAAGGGCTATTTATACTCTAAGTTTTCTAAGTCGCCAACAACTCTTATTTGTTTAAACTTTTTCTCCTTGCCAATCTCTAACAAAACAGCATTAAACTCAACTGAACCGCTTTCAGGAATTTTATGCCTAAAAGGCATACCGCTGAGATAACTCTTGATTATTTCTCCCCCTTCTATACCCAACACCGAAGGGTAAGCTCCTACCATACCAACATCAGTTATATAAAAGGTCCCTTTGGGCAAAATTTGAGCATCTGCTGTAGGTATGTGCCGGTGGGTACCAAACACAGCCTCAACCCTGCCATCAGCATAAAGGCCAAAAGCTCTAGCTTCACTACTGGCTTCAGAGTGAAAATCAACCAAAGCAATATCAAATAAACCCTTATTTTCCTTTAAAATGGAATCCAGTTTTTTAAAAGGACAATCCAAAGACTCACGCATAAAGGCTCGGCCCAAAAGATTAATAATTAACACTTTTTTAGTTCCTGATTCAATAACTATATAGCCACGGCCAATGGCATCAGGGTAATTAGCT contains:
- a CDS encoding YmdB family metallophosphoesterase, with amino-acid sequence MKVLFVGDIVGRIGRKATEFLVPKIIREEQIDLVIANGENLAHGKGITESTAEQMLKAQIDVLTSGNHIWAKRESEVVLNKYPVIRPANYPDAIGRGYIVIESGTKKVLIINLLGRAFMRESLDCPFKKLDSILKENKGLFDIALVDFHSEASSEARAFGLYADGRVEAVFGTHRHIPTADAQILPKGTFYITDVGMVGAYPSVLGIEGGEIIKSYLSGMPFRHKIPESGSVEFNAVLLEIGKEKKFKQIRVVGDLENLEYK
- the smpB gene encoding SsrA-binding protein SmpB translates to MKIFSLNRKARYEFQILKRYQAGIALLGQEVKAIREGKISLNEAFCLLKEKGLYLINAHIGQYSKSGEKLDPYRERPLLLTQKEIAEIRKELQQRKGLSLIPLKIFDKKGWIKIEIALAKKKKKKDKKEALKQKAIQKEIDQEVKQHL
- a CDS encoding helix-hairpin-helix domain-containing protein, encoding MSEILSILGHYRRQIVFFLLLISFLFLIIYPFWLINKKGKVKGAKTIAVEVSGAVNKPGLYTLDSQSRVEDALQKAGGINQKADKKFVAEVLNRARFLQDGEKIFIPFEKELETKTTAKSNEQKAENSQPKTTKSASININKASQKELESLPGIGPVYAQRIIEYRQSRGPFKSKEEIKEVKGIGEKTFSKIKDLISI
- a CDS encoding ATP-dependent DNA helicase RecG, translated to MLSLNDPLCQIKGIGPKKAAQLKKLGIRNVKDLLLIFPKKYLNLKALKPIGQIKLSEKKQLISGKITNLNLFRTPKRRFFILEGIIQDKSGSLLFRFFNQPYLYSVLKNKEVFFFGKTKLDRGKIVFENPLYEFKTQTQSFKKMFPLYPEVAGFSSKQIRQLIKNTLVNIKRFPAVLPRNLNQKFNLYSLEYALKIIHQPLNIEALKKAKKTWAVLEMLAFIAQTKTLKKQKKKWQSFSLKPYDLNPFTKNLPFKLTSDQTKALQATLNDTSQKHPSASLLNGDVGSGKTIVAFLAMINTALNKKQAVLMAPTEILAYQHFLNFNKFFKSRFKTVLLTNIWRLKSKKAKTEKLKNLAEIKKANLIFGTHALLEEKIKIPNLALAIIDEQQRFGVKQRAKLRQKINKKNFLPHLLMLTATPIPRTLTLILFEDLKVNFLKTTPFRRQTLTKVLGPNQNKQAYQKIHSELKKGNQAFVVCPIIEKKETLDFDNRKAAEEEFKKIKKIFPKFQVDLLHGRMKPKEKEKTIREFKKGKTQILVATSVIEVGVDIAKATVLLVETAEHFGFSQLHQLRGRIGRSGQKSYCFFIASSQRGTKKIKFLEKTTDGFKIAEQDLKHRGPGEILGEQQHGFLKFRFANIFSKKLSEKIKKITKELKPADWQKLLLLK
- a CDS encoding AI-2E family transporter → MKQELSISPKSIVWFFASLLLVFLIWYIRDVIFLFFIVLLFFAAFNPLVSALERRRIPRFLSAVSIYITFLFILALVIYAFIPPVVRQLQLLSLYLPTYFSQFKEILLQTQHFNFLNQGIQNSLNSLAQTLSQFSQSAWTGVISIFGGIVSFLVIVVASFYLLLYKGHFRQTILKLFPKKQRKLIRRILKRVVEKLGAWTLGEVVLCFIVGLITFIALSILKVKFALLLALLAGILEIIPAIGPVLAAIPAVAIALLVSPWQALGVIIAYVIIQQIENQFLVPLVMRRAIDLNPVLTIFALLVGAKLGGILGAIIAIPMLAVILVILEETVSNL
- a CDS encoding HU family DNA-binding protein, whose product is MKKKELIKQLAKEEKLSERKAQTLTEAVFDIITLALTKGEKVKISGFGTFLVRKRKGRTIRNPKTHKKMKISDYWIPHFKAGKPLKEKVREGIEIKKTRK